A part of Planococcus sp. MB-3u-03 genomic DNA contains:
- a CDS encoding thioredoxin family protein: MMTELEYFEHAISLEKYMAQMESNQEKTYTIYEKFELPDDPEFIDMLKQRQLKILAITEDWCGDAMMVNPILRKLAESADLEVRCVYRDDNPELMDRYLTDGGKSIPKYIFLSESGEVKGSWGPRSSKVQQMVDEKKAKLPEKEDHQYELHWKTVIGEISDRFTSDPELWQDTYEDIRKSLQKSLA, translated from the coding sequence ATGATGACGGAACTGGAATATTTTGAGCATGCCATCTCATTGGAGAAATATATGGCGCAGATGGAATCCAATCAGGAAAAAACCTACACGATCTATGAGAAATTCGAGTTGCCGGACGATCCGGAATTTATCGATATGCTGAAACAGCGGCAATTGAAGATCTTGGCGATTACCGAAGATTGGTGCGGCGATGCGATGATGGTCAACCCGATTCTCCGGAAATTGGCGGAATCGGCGGATCTCGAAGTCCGCTGCGTTTACCGCGACGACAATCCCGAACTCATGGACCGTTATTTGACGGATGGCGGAAAGTCGATCCCGAAATATATTTTCTTGTCCGAAAGCGGGGAAGTAAAAGGTTCGTGGGGGCCGCGTTCATCGAAAGTCCAGCAGATGGTCGATGAAAAGAAAGCGAAACTGCCGGAAAAAGAAGATCACCAATACGAGCTGCATTGGAAAACGGTAATCGGGGAGATATCCGACCGTTTCACGTCCGATCCAGAGCTCTGGCAAGATACGTATGAAGACATTCGCAAGAGCTTGCAGAAAAGCTTGGCTTAA
- a CDS encoding diacylglycerol kinase, giving the protein MKRARIIYNPTSGRELFRRHLPEVLEKMEIAGYETSCHATTCEGDAVKAAEYAVERKFDLVVAVGGDGTLNEVVSGIAKYPVRPKVGLIPMGTTNDFARAVRIPRDINRAVDIIIKGESIPVDIGVMNDDRYFVNIAGGGRLTELTYEVPSKLKTVLGQLAYYLKGIEMIPSIRSSRVRIEYDGQVFDDKAMMFLIGLTNSVGGFEKLAPDASINDGKFTLLILKELNMAEFIRVASLALRGEHLSDPHVLYVKASKISVTSNERVLLNLDGEFGGILPATFENLERHIEMFVPLEYIKEKDRK; this is encoded by the coding sequence ATGAAACGAGCACGCATAATTTATAACCCGACATCCGGCAGGGAATTGTTCCGCCGCCACCTCCCGGAAGTATTGGAAAAGATGGAAATCGCAGGATACGAAACGTCCTGCCACGCGACTACCTGTGAAGGAGACGCAGTGAAAGCGGCGGAATATGCAGTCGAGCGCAAATTTGATTTGGTGGTGGCAGTCGGCGGGGACGGGACGCTCAATGAAGTAGTTTCCGGAATCGCCAAATACCCGGTACGCCCGAAAGTGGGCTTGATTCCGATGGGCACGACCAATGATTTTGCAAGGGCCGTGCGCATCCCACGCGATATCAACCGCGCTGTCGACATCATCATCAAAGGCGAATCGATCCCTGTCGATATTGGGGTTATGAACGATGACCGCTATTTCGTCAATATTGCCGGAGGCGGGCGCTTGACGGAGTTGACGTATGAAGTTCCGAGCAAGCTCAAGACGGTGCTTGGCCAATTGGCGTATTATTTGAAAGGCATCGAGATGATTCCTTCGATTCGCTCATCCCGTGTCCGCATTGAATACGATGGTCAAGTGTTCGACGATAAAGCAATGATGTTTTTGATCGGCTTGACCAATTCCGTCGGCGGCTTTGAAAAACTGGCGCCGGATGCCAGTATCAACGACGGCAAATTCACCTTGCTCATCTTGAAGGAATTGAACATGGCGGAATTTATCCGTGTGGCGTCGCTTGCACTTCGCGGAGAGCATTTATCCGATCCGCACGTGCTGTATGTGAAAGCGAGCAAGATTTCAGTGACTTCCAATGAACGCGTATTGCTGAACCTCGATGGCGAATTCGGCGGTATTTTGCCGGCTACTTTCGAAAACCTGGAGCGCCATATTGAAATGTTCGTGCCGCTGGAGTATATCAAAGAAAAAGACCGCAAATAA
- a CDS encoding NUDIX hydrolase encodes METSRKVFAYITRGEENNRELLVFEYKGEPEVGLQVPGGTIGEDELLIDALYREVKEETGLPRDVLEFVGKIHKYNYYPAHKDKAYERNIFHFEYTGEKIDEFEHTIKSEGRDNGLIVQYRWEPIEGLPKLAADQDEAIELLEY; translated from the coding sequence ATGGAAACAAGTAGAAAGGTATTTGCCTATATTACCAGAGGCGAAGAAAACAACCGAGAATTGCTCGTATTCGAGTACAAAGGCGAACCCGAAGTCGGATTGCAGGTCCCAGGCGGAACGATTGGTGAAGACGAATTATTGATCGATGCCTTATACCGCGAAGTGAAGGAAGAAACCGGCTTGCCTCGCGATGTGCTGGAATTTGTCGGGAAAATCCACAAATACAATTACTACCCGGCGCATAAAGACAAAGCGTACGAGCGCAACATCTTCCATTTTGAATACACTGGCGAAAAAATCGACGAATTTGAACATACCATCAAAAGCGAAGGACGCGATAACGGCCTTATCGTGCAGTATCGCTGGGAGCCGATTGAAGGCTTGCCGAAACTTGCGGCTGACCAGGACGAAGCCATCGAATTGCTGGAATACTGA
- a CDS encoding cytochrome d ubiquinol oxidase subunit II has translation MTLEIIGISVLWLFLFLYVIVASIDFGAGFFNAYSAFSDKQHILTGIIQRYLSPVWEVTNVFFVFFFVGIIGFFPQTAFYYGTTLLVPASIALILLAVRGSYYAFATYGAKINHRGYIYMYGLSGLLLPAALSPVLAISEGGFMRLEGGQPSLDYWALFTSPLMWSIVVLSIAAVLYISAVFLTWYAWKAGDEKATQLVRKYALVWAGPTIVTATGIIFELRGHNPEHYASLLDLWWMFALSFLLFLGTVFLIWKKRNYGLAFILLVGQFFTAFFAYGASHYPYLLYPHLTIYDSFTNESMAIALIIAFIAGLGLLLPSLYLLFRLFLFDKDDVKGKSDYHA, from the coding sequence ATGACACTCGAAATTATCGGGATTTCCGTTCTTTGGCTGTTTTTGTTCCTCTACGTCATCGTGGCGTCGATTGATTTCGGCGCCGGATTCTTTAACGCCTACAGTGCTTTTTCCGACAAACAGCATATTCTGACAGGCATCATCCAGCGCTATCTGTCGCCGGTATGGGAAGTGACGAACGTCTTTTTCGTTTTCTTCTTTGTCGGCATCATCGGGTTCTTTCCGCAGACAGCGTTCTACTACGGCACGACGCTTCTCGTACCGGCAAGCATTGCGCTTATTTTGCTGGCAGTGCGTGGTTCGTATTATGCCTTCGCCACTTACGGCGCGAAGATCAATCACCGTGGTTATATCTATATGTACGGCTTATCCGGCCTATTGCTTCCGGCGGCACTGTCGCCGGTGCTGGCCATTTCAGAAGGCGGCTTTATGCGCCTTGAGGGCGGGCAGCCGTCGCTTGATTACTGGGCGCTGTTTACAAGCCCCTTGATGTGGAGCATCGTCGTCTTGAGCATTGCCGCAGTATTGTATATTTCCGCTGTGTTCTTGACTTGGTATGCGTGGAAAGCAGGAGACGAGAAAGCGACGCAGCTCGTCCGCAAATACGCATTGGTTTGGGCAGGCCCGACGATTGTCACGGCGACCGGCATCATTTTCGAGCTTCGCGGGCACAATCCGGAACATTATGCGAGCTTGCTCGATTTGTGGTGGATGTTCGCGCTGTCGTTCCTGTTGTTCCTTGGCACTGTATTTTTGATTTGGAAAAAGCGCAATTATGGCTTGGCGTTTATCTTGCTCGTCGGCCAGTTCTTTACCGCGTTTTTTGCCTACGGAGCGTCGCATTACCCATATCTGTTGTATCCGCATTTGACGATTTATGATAGCTTCACGAATGAATCGATGGCGATCGCCTTGATCATCGCCTTTATTGCAGGGCTTGGGCTATTGCTGCCATCGCTGTATCTCTTATTCCGCCTGTTCCTATTCGACAAAGATGATGTCAAAGGGAAATCGGATTATCATGCCTAA
- the cydS gene encoding cytochrome bd oxidase small subunit CydS, producing MNDFFIFYAPFLVIILAIAVGFWISLKDGPVTKDKK from the coding sequence ATGAATGATTTTTTCATTTTCTATGCGCCGTTTCTGGTGATCATCCTGGCGATTGCCGTCGGTTTCTGGATATCACTGAAAGATGGCCCGGTAACGAAAGACAAAAAATAA
- the rlmD gene encoding 23S rRNA (uracil(1939)-C(5))-methyltransferase RlmD — protein sequence MKPVTKNDRLSVYVEDLTHDGAGVAKVDGYPLFIKDALPGETVTVHVLKTLKSYGFAKLISIEENSPDRIDAPCPVFEICGGCQLQHLSYEGQLKYKEKVVRDAMTRLGKLPDVPVHPVKGMDNPWRYRNKSQIPFGQEDGRVVAGFYQPRSHRIADTDICLIQTPEADVLMASLKRNLQDMGIEPYEEKTHRGMLRHVVLRKGRVTGELMVVLVTKKQKFPQAERAVEAIRAALPEVTSIMQNVNGDKINVIFGNETINLWGKDIIEDRIGDVRFEISARSFYQVNPEQTEVLYGQALDYAGLTGSETVIDAYCGIGTISLFLAQRAKFVMGVEIVPQAIEDAKRNADLNGFTNTLFEAGPAEEVIPRWYKDGKQADVLVVDPPRKGCDEALLQTMLEQKPERIVYVSCNPATLARDLRILEDGGYRTQEVQPVDMFPQTTHVECVAWLTRS from the coding sequence ATGAAACCAGTAACGAAAAATGACCGTCTGTCGGTCTATGTCGAAGACTTGACGCATGACGGGGCGGGCGTCGCCAAAGTGGACGGCTATCCGCTGTTCATCAAAGATGCACTGCCCGGCGAGACCGTGACAGTGCACGTATTGAAAACCTTGAAGTCCTACGGGTTTGCCAAGCTCATCTCGATTGAAGAAAATTCCCCGGACCGCATCGACGCGCCGTGCCCGGTATTTGAAATTTGCGGCGGCTGCCAGCTGCAGCATTTGTCCTACGAAGGCCAATTGAAATACAAAGAGAAAGTTGTGCGCGATGCCATGACGCGGCTCGGGAAATTGCCGGACGTGCCGGTCCATCCGGTCAAAGGCATGGACAATCCGTGGCGCTACCGCAATAAATCGCAGATTCCGTTCGGCCAAGAAGATGGGCGCGTCGTAGCCGGTTTCTACCAGCCGCGGTCGCATCGCATTGCGGATACCGATATCTGCTTGATCCAAACACCGGAAGCGGATGTTTTGATGGCGTCGCTCAAGCGCAATTTGCAGGACATGGGCATCGAGCCGTATGAAGAAAAGACGCACCGCGGCATGCTGCGCCACGTCGTGCTCCGCAAAGGGCGCGTGACGGGCGAATTGATGGTCGTATTGGTGACGAAGAAGCAGAAATTCCCGCAAGCAGAACGTGCCGTGGAAGCGATCCGCGCCGCATTGCCTGAGGTCACATCGATCATGCAAAACGTCAACGGAGACAAGATCAATGTCATCTTCGGAAACGAAACGATCAATCTATGGGGCAAAGACATCATTGAAGACCGCATTGGCGATGTGCGCTTCGAGATCTCTGCGCGGTCATTCTATCAAGTCAATCCGGAACAGACAGAAGTGCTGTACGGGCAGGCGCTTGACTATGCGGGGCTGACAGGAAGCGAGACAGTAATCGATGCATATTGCGGCATCGGCACGATTTCGTTATTCCTTGCACAGCGCGCAAAATTTGTCATGGGCGTCGAGATCGTCCCACAAGCGATCGAAGATGCCAAACGCAATGCCGACTTGAACGGCTTCACAAATACTTTATTCGAAGCAGGGCCAGCCGAGGAAGTCATTCCGCGCTGGTACAAAGATGGCAAACAAGCCGATGTGCTTGTCGTCGATCCGCCGCGAAAAGGCTGCGACGAAGCACTGTTGCAGACGATGCTTGAACAGAAGCCAGAGCGCATCGTCTACGTCTCCTGCAACCCAGCAACGCTCGCACGCGACTTGCGCATCTTGGAAGATGGCGGCTACCGGACCCAGGAAGTTCAGCCGGTCGATATGTTCCCGCAGACGACCCACGTCGAATGTGTCGCGTGGCTGACGAGAAGCTGA
- a CDS encoding flavodoxin family protein, whose product MEIGIIVHSQTGHTLLVGERLREKLQSGGHEVRLMRIQNFENEDAKNPTDVQLDSLPDTKGYDALIFGAWVQGFTLCPGFIKYAEQLPDLGQTPVSCFLTQQFRYKWMGGNRAISKMKTSLEAKGAVVKSTAIINWSHKKREQQIEELAERFSGQYKV is encoded by the coding sequence ATGGAAATCGGCATTATTGTGCATTCCCAGACGGGGCATACCTTGCTTGTCGGCGAACGGCTTCGTGAAAAATTACAAAGCGGTGGCCATGAAGTTCGTTTAATGAGGATACAAAATTTCGAGAACGAAGACGCGAAAAATCCAACAGATGTACAATTGGATTCATTGCCGGACACCAAAGGATATGATGCTTTGATTTTTGGCGCATGGGTACAGGGCTTTACGCTATGTCCTGGATTTATAAAGTATGCGGAACAACTTCCGGATCTCGGCCAAACACCGGTATCTTGTTTCTTGACGCAGCAATTCCGCTATAAATGGATGGGCGGCAATAGGGCCATATCCAAAATGAAGACATCGCTTGAAGCAAAAGGGGCAGTGGTCAAATCGACCGCCATCATCAATTGGTCCCATAAAAAAAGAGAACAGCAAATCGAGGAATTGGCGGAACGCTTCAGCGGCCAGTACAAAGTTTAG
- a CDS encoding GNAT family N-acetyltransferase: MSKTQFKRLVDDAQSLELFRELNVLFADAFEEDETYLGNPPSDGYLQSLLAKEHVLVCAALSGGELAGGLVAYVLDKFEQQRKEVYIYDLAVASKYRRRKVATGLIQFVQAEAQGLGAWVVFVQADPVDTAAVKLYSSLGTREDVLHFDFKLEENE; the protein is encoded by the coding sequence ATGTCAAAAACCCAATTTAAACGGCTGGTGGATGATGCGCAGTCACTGGAATTGTTCAGGGAGTTGAATGTTTTGTTTGCGGATGCATTTGAAGAGGACGAAACGTATCTCGGAAACCCGCCGTCCGATGGCTATCTCCAATCTTTATTGGCAAAAGAGCATGTCCTCGTTTGTGCGGCATTGTCCGGCGGCGAACTTGCAGGCGGGCTTGTCGCATACGTACTGGATAAATTCGAGCAGCAGCGGAAGGAAGTATACATCTATGACTTAGCAGTGGCCAGCAAATACCGCAGGAGAAAAGTCGCGACCGGGCTGATTCAGTTTGTCCAGGCGGAAGCGCAAGGTTTAGGCGCATGGGTTGTCTTTGTCCAAGCGGATCCTGTAGACACGGCTGCCGTGAAACTTTATAGCTCGCTCGGCACGCGGGAAGATGTGTTGCATTTTGATTTCAAGCTAGAGGAAAATGAATGA
- a CDS encoding DUF1801 domain-containing protein, whose translation MYEQKTKEHEGSVIEFIESVEKPSKKEDAYRLLEIFEQATGHPAKMWGDSIIGFGSYHYRYATGHEGDAPLAGFSPRKAKISLYLTGCADKEPDALERLGKCTAGKSCIYINKLSDIDPEVLKELIRNAVSYLQERYPGKA comes from the coding sequence ATGTACGAACAAAAAACGAAAGAACACGAAGGCAGTGTCATTGAATTCATCGAGTCGGTCGAAAAGCCGTCAAAAAAAGAAGATGCCTACCGGCTGCTGGAGATTTTCGAACAAGCGACCGGCCATCCAGCAAAAATGTGGGGCGATAGCATCATCGGTTTCGGGTCTTACCATTATCGCTACGCGACAGGCCATGAAGGCGACGCGCCTCTCGCCGGGTTTTCCCCGCGCAAAGCGAAAATCAGCCTGTATTTGACGGGATGTGCGGACAAAGAGCCGGATGCGCTCGAGCGATTGGGAAAATGCACGGCCGGTAAATCCTGCATTTACATCAATAAGCTCAGCGATATCGATCCGGAAGTGCTGAAAGAATTGATTCGCAATGCAGTTTCTTATTTGCAGGAGCGCTATCCCGGCAAAGCCTAA
- the fbpA gene encoding Fur-regulated basic protein FbpA — protein sequence MEHIPESKFEDKRSMVIDELVSKNVFKINGRQLYELSLYELLKEYTDKSLSS from the coding sequence ATGGAACACATACCCGAGTCGAAATTCGAAGACAAACGGTCGATGGTCATTGATGAGCTCGTTTCGAAGAATGTCTTCAAGATCAACGGCAGGCAGCTTTACGAACTGTCCTTATATGAACTGTTAAAGGAATACACCGATAAAAGCCTAAGCTCATGA
- a CDS encoding amidase family protein, giving the protein MHHQKLEDYRKNKLDEMTIAQLQKEMETSKLTSEELVLMYKENISLRDKNTHAVLEINPDALLVAQALDFERKHKGPRSKLHGIPLLVKDNMDSGDKMHTSAGSLAMADHYALRDAKVVEKLRAAGAIILGKTNMTEWANFMSDKMTNGYSSRGGQVKNPYGPFDVGGSSSGSAAGVASNLASAAVGTETSGSIINPAAQNSLVGIKPTIGLISRTGIIPLSHTQDTAGPIARTVEDAVAVFAALIGTDPEDEITLFAEQFKGYDWQQHLKEDGLSGAVLGVDHQLFTDITKEQSAAFEQAMEQLRACGAVIKEVDLGADQEDLGFAVLLHEFKADLNAYLARSSPDHRIRSMSDIISYNEEHAERMLKFGQNLLEQANGMSGNLTEREYVEALERNRFLAAEQGMNKRLGQAGADALLLPQDFGCNIGAAAGFPSITVPSGLTELGEPFGITFAGQAFDEPKLIEYAYAFEQAAAGRRRPS; this is encoded by the coding sequence ATGCACCATCAAAAACTGGAAGACTACCGCAAAAACAAGCTCGACGAAATGACGATTGCCCAATTGCAAAAAGAAATGGAAACAAGCAAGCTGACTTCGGAAGAGCTTGTGCTGATGTATAAAGAAAATATTTCGCTGCGCGATAAAAATACCCACGCCGTGCTCGAGATCAATCCGGACGCCTTGCTTGTTGCCCAGGCGCTGGATTTTGAGCGCAAGCATAAAGGGCCGCGTTCGAAACTGCATGGCATCCCTCTGCTCGTGAAAGACAATATGGACAGCGGCGATAAAATGCATACAAGTGCCGGTTCACTCGCCATGGCAGACCATTACGCGCTGCGCGATGCGAAAGTGGTGGAAAAGCTGCGTGCGGCGGGGGCGATCATCCTTGGAAAAACGAATATGACCGAGTGGGCGAATTTCATGAGCGATAAAATGACCAACGGCTATAGCTCGCGCGGCGGCCAAGTGAAGAACCCGTACGGCCCTTTCGATGTCGGCGGGTCGAGTTCAGGATCGGCAGCCGGAGTGGCTTCGAATTTGGCTTCGGCTGCGGTCGGGACTGAAACTTCCGGTTCGATCATTAACCCGGCGGCACAGAACAGCCTTGTCGGCATCAAGCCGACGATCGGTTTGATCAGCCGCACTGGGATCATTCCTTTATCGCATACGCAAGACACTGCCGGCCCGATTGCGCGCACAGTGGAAGATGCAGTGGCGGTATTCGCAGCTTTGATCGGAACAGATCCGGAAGACGAAATCACATTGTTTGCCGAACAGTTCAAGGGCTATGATTGGCAGCAGCATTTGAAAGAAGACGGCTTGTCTGGCGCTGTACTCGGCGTGGACCATCAATTGTTCACGGATATCACAAAAGAGCAGTCCGCTGCATTCGAACAGGCCATGGAGCAGCTGCGTGCATGCGGAGCCGTCATCAAGGAAGTCGACCTTGGCGCCGATCAGGAAGATCTCGGCTTTGCGGTGCTGCTCCATGAATTCAAGGCGGACTTGAATGCCTATTTGGCTCGCTCAAGTCCTGACCACCGGATCCGTTCAATGAGTGACATCATTTCATATAATGAAGAGCATGCCGAGCGGATGTTAAAATTTGGCCAGAATTTATTGGAGCAAGCCAATGGCATGAGCGGGAACTTGACGGAGAGGGAATATGTCGAGGCGCTTGAACGCAACCGTTTCTTGGCTGCTGAACAGGGCATGAATAAGCGCCTCGGGCAAGCCGGGGCAGATGCGCTTCTTCTGCCGCAGGATTTTGGCTGCAATATCGGTGCCGCTGCCGGGTTCCCTTCGATCACGGTGCCGTCTGGATTAACGGAATTAGGCGAACCGTTCGGTATCACGTTTGCCGGGCAGGCATTCGATGAGCCGAAGCTGATTGAATATGCTTATGCTTTTGAGCAAGCGGCAGCGGGGCGGAGGCGCCCATCATAA
- a CDS encoding TetR/AcrR family transcriptional regulator, producing the protein MLKQQIINAAHRLFIQKGYNASSIQDILDEAGISKGTFYNYFTSKSGA; encoded by the coding sequence ATCCTAAAACAGCAAATCATCAATGCCGCCCATCGTCTGTTCATCCAGAAGGGCTATAACGCTTCTTCCATACAGGACATTCTGGATGAAGCCGGCATCTCCAAAGGTACTTTCTATAATTACTTCACGTCGAAATCGGGTGCCTGA
- a CDS encoding DHA2 family efflux MFS transporter permease subunit → MKETTKPPYGIIAILFTGAFVAIFNQTLLNIALPEIMVDLSVDAATAQWLVTGYMLVNGILIPASAYLIQRYSNRVIFIVAMSLFSLGTLLAALSPTFAILLIGRMVQASGAALMMPLLMNVMLAAFPVEKRGQAMGVFGMVMVVAPAIGPTLSGFIVQTYSWRILFFIVLPVALIPLLLGIFKLKNLTFQNRELSLDPLSLVLSSLGFGGLLYGFSSAGSLGWENPAVYLTVAIGLLSLTVFVFRQMKLKEPLLELRVYKYPMFALSSVISVTLSMAMFSAMILMPIYIQTIKGISPIQSGLMMLPGALVMGVMSPITGRIFDRYGAKVLALPGLALVVITTYLFSNLTLDTGYYEIMAIYTLRMFGISMVMMPVMTNGLNQLPMKSYPHGTAINNTLQQVSGAIGSAFLVTLMNTRTESAAQDLVASGTSAQAATIPAMLEGINFSFTVSTYIALAAFLLALFIKKPDQKATERQKERVYKQRYAD, encoded by the coding sequence ATGAAAGAAACAACGAAACCACCTTATGGAATCATCGCCATTTTGTTCACCGGAGCATTTGTGGCGATTTTCAACCAAACACTGCTGAATATTGCCCTTCCGGAAATCATGGTCGACTTATCTGTCGACGCTGCCACTGCGCAATGGCTTGTAACGGGCTATATGCTCGTCAACGGCATCTTGATTCCGGCGAGCGCTTATTTGATCCAGCGTTATTCAAACCGGGTCATTTTCATTGTCGCCATGTCCCTGTTCTCACTCGGGACTTTGCTTGCCGCATTGTCGCCGACATTTGCTATTCTGTTGATCGGGCGTATGGTCCAGGCGTCAGGCGCTGCACTCATGATGCCTTTATTGATGAATGTCATGCTGGCCGCCTTCCCGGTTGAAAAAAGAGGGCAGGCGATGGGCGTCTTCGGGATGGTCATGGTCGTGGCGCCAGCAATCGGCCCGACGCTCTCGGGCTTCATCGTCCAAACCTACTCATGGAGAATCCTGTTCTTTATCGTATTGCCGGTAGCCTTGATTCCGTTACTCCTCGGGATCTTCAAATTGAAAAATCTGACCTTCCAAAACCGCGAGCTGTCACTTGACCCATTGTCTCTTGTGCTATCGAGCCTTGGGTTTGGCGGGTTGCTTTACGGATTCAGTTCGGCCGGCTCACTCGGCTGGGAAAATCCAGCTGTTTACTTGACGGTAGCAATCGGCCTCTTGTCCTTAACGGTCTTTGTGTTCCGCCAAATGAAGCTTAAAGAGCCGTTATTGGAGCTGCGCGTCTATAAGTACCCGATGTTCGCATTGTCTTCGGTCATATCGGTTACCTTGTCGATGGCAATGTTCTCGGCCATGATCCTCATGCCGATCTACATCCAGACCATTAAAGGCATTTCCCCGATTCAATCCGGCTTGATGATGCTGCCGGGTGCGCTCGTCATGGGGGTCATGTCCCCGATTACCGGACGCATTTTTGACCGATACGGAGCTAAAGTGCTGGCACTGCCTGGCTTGGCTCTTGTTGTCATCACCACCTACCTGTTCAGTAATCTAACGCTGGATACGGGTTACTATGAAATCATGGCCATCTATACATTGCGCATGTTCGGCATTTCGATGGTCATGATGCCGGTCATGACCAATGGGCTCAATCAATTGCCGATGAAATCCTATCCGCACGGAACGGCCATCAATAATACTTTGCAGCAAGTTTCCGGCGCGATCGGTTCTGCATTTCTAGTGACCTTGATGAATACGCGTACGGAGTCGGCAGCACAAGATTTGGTGGCTTCCGGCACAAGTGCACAGGCAGCCACCATCCCTGCCATGCTTGAAGGCATCAACTTTTCGTTTACGGTGTCGACTTACATCGCGCTCGCTGCTTTCCTGTTGGCGTTATTCATTAAAAAGCCCGACCAGAAAGCAACGGAAAGACAAAAAGAACGCGTGTACAAACAACGCTATGCAGATTGA
- a CDS encoding DEAD/DEAH box helicase yields the protein MNFIEELSPVWQDKWKQTGFTEAMPIQEQMIPEMLAGNDIVAESPTGSGKTLAYLLPILERVDPKKPNTQAMIIAPSQELAMQIVNVLREWTTGTDVTVTPLIGGANIQRQLDKLKKKPTIVVGTPGRLNELVKTKKLKMHEVRIMVLDEGDQLMAREHRGIMKDLIERTQQDRQLVLVSATITEEIELVAERMMKQPTRLQVSAEQLPKQGKVTHSFIKVDERDKTDLLRSLSHMTGVKALAFVNNLDQVLMKESKLKFRDAKIATLHSEMKKEERKKALDDFRKGETAVLIATEVAARGLDIDQLTHVIHVDAPMTVEQYLHRSGRTGRAGADGEVLTLLAYADEKHYKKLTKELPNKPVQKIMHGGELIEGNSKTMTAKGKK from the coding sequence ATGAATTTTATAGAAGAACTAAGTCCTGTCTGGCAAGATAAATGGAAACAAACCGGTTTTACCGAGGCGATGCCGATCCAGGAACAGATGATTCCGGAAATGCTCGCAGGAAATGACATCGTAGCGGAATCTCCGACCGGCTCGGGAAAAACCTTGGCTTACCTGTTGCCGATCTTGGAACGCGTTGATCCGAAAAAACCGAATACGCAGGCGATGATCATCGCCCCGTCACAAGAGCTCGCGATGCAAATCGTCAACGTTTTGCGTGAATGGACAACGGGAACGGATGTCACTGTCACGCCGTTGATCGGTGGAGCGAATATCCAGCGCCAATTGGACAAGTTGAAGAAAAAACCGACAATTGTCGTCGGCACACCAGGGCGCCTGAATGAATTGGTCAAGACCAAAAAACTTAAGATGCACGAAGTACGCATCATGGTGCTCGACGAAGGTGACCAATTGATGGCCCGTGAACACCGCGGCATCATGAAGGACCTTATCGAAAGAACGCAGCAAGATCGCCAGCTCGTGTTGGTATCGGCGACCATTACAGAGGAAATCGAATTGGTCGCAGAGCGCATGATGAAGCAACCGACGCGCCTGCAAGTATCGGCAGAACAGTTGCCGAAGCAGGGCAAAGTGACGCATTCATTCATCAAAGTCGATGAGCGCGACAAGACCGATTTGCTTCGCAGTTTGTCGCATATGACAGGCGTAAAAGCACTGGCGTTCGTCAACAACCTCGACCAAGTGCTGATGAAGGAAAGTAAGTTGAAATTCCGCGACGCAAAAATCGCGACTTTGCATTCTGAAATGAAAAAAGAAGAACGCAAGAAAGCATTGGACGATTTCCGCAAAGGCGAGACGGCTGTATTGATCGCGACCGAAGTGGCAGCACGCGGCCTTGATATCGACCAATTGACGCACGTCATCCATGTCGATGCGCCGATGACAGTCGAGCAGTATTTGCACCGTTCGGGCAGAACCGGGCGCGCAGGGGCTGATGGTGAAGTATTGACGCTTCTGGCTTATGCGGACGAAAAGCATTATAAGAAACTGACGAAAGAATTGCCGAACAAGCCGGTGCAAAAAATCATGCATGGCGGCGAGTTGATCGAAGGCAATAGCAAAACCATGACAGCAAAGGGGAAAAAATGA